The DNA window ATTTAGGCGCCAAACACCCTCGCTCGCTCGCTGCATGACACTTTGCTATTAACCCACTAAGAATAGTCTCGGCGTACAATTTTACGACACAATTACTAAGACTGAAATTTCTCTCTCATCTCATAAAATATTCTCTCATCTTTTCTCATAATGACTCAGCAAAATTGTTATTGTTATATTATTATACCGTATCAACGCCTGAAAAAACATAAAAACCTAGAAGAAGACGtgtttatattattattattatattatatatatgtttatattattatattatcTATGAGCACGTAAGTTAGGCGCGCATTATTCTTGTTAATTACGTACTTGTACGTGCTGCAACTTGCTAGTATCCAATGCAAGTCCACAAGAGGCAACTGTGTTCATGGCATGTACTCGCTCGTAATTAATACCATCTCAGAGAAGGGTCTCGCAACATCGACCACTGATCGATCGCCCGTGTGCTAGAGAGCCATTGCATGCAAAAAACTTGACCGTCGCACGTATAGGCGTGGTGGCTACCACTGGCCTAGTGGCCTATAAATACCTGGTCGATACGCTTCAAGGGGGGCACACACGGCTGAGAACATCCGCAGCTAGCCTAGCCATGGCATCCAAGTCCATGGCTTCCCCTGCGCTCCTGTTCCTCGCCGTGACACTCATGCTTGCGGCCTCTGTGCGAGCCCAGGGACGGTCACCACCACGGGCACCCACACCCGCTCCCCCACGTGCTTCGCCTCCATCGACACGGGCACCAACACCAGCTCCAATGCCTGCACCGACGCGGCCACCCACGCATGCTCCTACGCCCTCGCCGACCCGTGCTCCGACTCCTGCACCGACCTGTGCTCCTATGCTCTCACCGACGCGTGCTCCGACTCTTGCACCGACCCATGCTCCTACGCCCTCGCCGACCAGTGCTCCGACTCCTGCACCAATCCGTGCTCCTACGCCCTCGCCGATCCGTGCTCCGACTCCTGCACCGACCCGTGCTCCTACGCCTTCGCCGACCCGTACTCCGACGCCTGCACCGATCCTTGCTCCTATTCATGCTCCTACGCCCTCGCCGACGCGTGCTCCGACTCCTGCACCGGCCCATGCTCCTA is part of the Panicum hallii strain FIL2 chromosome 2, PHallii_v3.1, whole genome shotgun sequence genome and encodes:
- the LOC112882242 gene encoding vegetative cell wall protein gp1-like, whose translation is MASKSMASPALLFLAVTLMLAASVRAQGRSPPRAPTPAPPRASPPSTRAPTPAPMPAPTRPPTHAPTPSPTRAPTPAPTCAPMLSPTRAPTLAPTHAPTPSPTSAPTPAPIRAPTPSPIRAPTPAPTRAPTPSPTRTPTPAPILAPIHAPTPSPTRAPTPAPAHAPTPSPIRAPAPAPIHPPAPSPTRTPTPAPTRSPPPSPTPAPTPSPTPTPTPPPPPSCPTGFKNLLEYKQGLIRYAKEGIILVPAPSNLLLPTIPDILIPFVRVKCVCSVRSTFLILTSEITCKKAGT